In Pseudomonas fakonensis, one DNA window encodes the following:
- a CDS encoding TonB-dependent siderophore receptor — MNNNKPLHTLRRLALALAVSAAAANSYADSIQIQAQPLASALKQLGQQTQLQLFFSPELVAGKQAPAVSGNLAPEQALQQLLQGSGLTFEQSADTVVVKPAQPAGTFTTGSLELAPTDVKVVGDWLGDAQQSVVQNHPGARTVVRREAMVEQGAMNVRDVLRGIPGVQVQDSNGTGGSDLSLNVGVRGLTSRLSPRSTVLIDGIPAAFAPYGQPQLSMAPISSGNLDSIDVVRGAGSVRYGPQNVGGVINFVTRAIPEKASAELGTTLETSRYGGWKHTESAFVGGTADNGMGVALLYTGVNGNGYRESNNGNDIDDVILKTHWAPTDVDEFWLNFHYYDGRADMPGGLTQAQYDSSPYQSLRDYDYFAGRRKDVSFKWQRQLDDATQLEVLTYYTDSFRGSAIAARDMKTLSSYPRNYHTFAIEPRLSRVFFAGPTTQEVSVGYRYLKEAMREQSTRLGLVDNVPTPIPGSDGHVFQDRSGGTEASAYYIDDKIDVGNWTITPGIRFEHINTDWRDRPVLGANGAPVVEKNRSITSNEPLPALSVMYHLSDAWKLFANYETSFGSLQYFQLGQGGNGDSTANGLEPEKAKTYEVGTRYDDGGFAGELTAFYIDFDDELQYISNDVGWTNLGATKHQGIEASARYDLAGLDPRLSGLSVNAGYTYTRATYEGDIPGFKGRDLPFYSRQVATAGVRYQVNHWTWNLDAYAQSKQRAPGTGVTSSGAFTGDYITEPSADGQYGDIPGYVTWHARGGYDFGPQLSNLKLAAGVKNLFDKQYFTRSSDNNAGIYVGEPRTFYVQASVGF, encoded by the coding sequence GTGAACAACAACAAGCCCCTTCATACCCTGCGCCGCCTGGCGCTGGCCCTGGCGGTCAGTGCCGCAGCCGCCAACAGCTACGCCGACAGCATCCAGATCCAGGCCCAGCCGCTGGCGTCGGCCTTGAAGCAACTGGGCCAGCAAACCCAGCTGCAACTGTTCTTCAGCCCCGAGTTGGTGGCCGGCAAGCAGGCGCCGGCGGTGTCTGGCAACCTGGCCCCGGAGCAGGCCCTGCAACAGTTGCTGCAGGGCAGCGGGCTGACCTTCGAGCAATCTGCCGACACCGTGGTGGTCAAGCCTGCGCAACCTGCCGGTACCTTTACTACCGGCAGCCTGGAGCTGGCGCCGACCGACGTGAAGGTGGTCGGCGACTGGCTGGGGGATGCCCAGCAGAGCGTGGTGCAGAACCACCCCGGCGCGCGCACCGTGGTGCGCCGCGAGGCGATGGTCGAGCAGGGGGCGATGAACGTGCGTGACGTGCTGCGTGGCATCCCTGGGGTGCAGGTGCAGGACTCCAACGGCACCGGCGGCAGCGACCTGTCGCTGAACGTCGGCGTGCGCGGCCTGACCTCGCGCCTGTCGCCGCGCTCGACGGTGCTGATCGACGGCATCCCGGCAGCGTTCGCCCCCTATGGCCAGCCGCAGCTGTCGATGGCGCCGATCTCTTCGGGCAACCTCGACAGCATCGATGTGGTGCGCGGGGCCGGTTCCGTGCGCTATGGGCCGCAGAACGTCGGCGGGGTGATCAACTTCGTCACCCGGGCCATCCCCGAGAAGGCTTCTGCAGAGCTTGGCACCACCCTTGAAACTTCCCGCTACGGTGGCTGGAAGCACACCGAATCGGCCTTCGTCGGCGGCACCGCCGACAACGGCATGGGCGTGGCGCTGCTGTACACCGGGGTCAACGGCAACGGCTACCGCGAGAGCAACAACGGCAACGACATCGATGATGTGATCCTCAAGACCCACTGGGCGCCCACCGATGTCGACGAGTTCTGGCTCAACTTCCATTATTACGACGGCCGTGCCGACATGCCCGGCGGCCTGACCCAGGCCCAGTACGACAGCAGCCCCTACCAGTCGCTGCGTGATTACGACTACTTCGCCGGGCGGCGCAAGGACGTGTCGTTCAAGTGGCAGCGCCAGCTGGACGACGCCACCCAGCTTGAAGTGCTCACGTACTACACCGACAGCTTTCGTGGTAGCGCCATTGCTGCCCGTGACATGAAGACCCTGTCGTCATACCCGCGCAACTATCACACCTTCGCCATCGAGCCGCGCCTGTCGCGGGTGTTCTTCGCCGGCCCCACCACCCAGGAGGTCAGTGTCGGCTACCGCTACCTGAAAGAGGCCATGCGCGAGCAGTCCACCCGCCTGGGCCTGGTGGACAACGTGCCCACGCCCATCCCGGGCTCCGACGGCCACGTGTTCCAGGACCGCAGCGGCGGTACCGAGGCCAGCGCCTACTACATCGACGACAAGATCGACGTGGGCAACTGGACCATCACCCCGGGCATTCGCTTCGAGCACATCAACACCGACTGGCGCGACCGCCCGGTACTGGGCGCCAACGGTGCACCGGTGGTGGAGAAGAACCGCAGCATCACCAGCAACGAGCCGCTGCCGGCGCTCAGCGTGATGTACCACCTGTCCGATGCCTGGAAGCTGTTCGCCAACTACGAGACCTCGTTCGGCAGCCTGCAGTACTTCCAGCTGGGCCAGGGCGGCAATGGCGACAGCACCGCCAACGGCCTGGAACCCGAGAAAGCCAAGACTTACGAGGTGGGCACACGCTATGACGATGGCGGCTTTGCCGGTGAGCTGACGGCGTTCTACATCGACTTCGACGATGAGCTGCAGTACATCAGCAACGACGTGGGTTGGACCAACCTGGGGGCGACCAAGCACCAGGGCATCGAGGCTTCGGCGCGCTATGACCTGGCCGGCCTGGACCCGCGCCTGAGCGGGCTGTCGGTGAATGCCGGGTACACCTATACCCGTGCCACCTATGAAGGGGACATCCCGGGCTTCAAGGGCCGCGACCTGCCGTTCTATTCGCGCCAGGTGGCCACTGCCGGGGTGCGTTACCAGGTCAACCACTGGACCTGGAACCTGGATGCCTACGCCCAGTCGAAGCAGCGCGCGCCGGGTACCGGGGTGACCAGCAGCGGGGCGTTCACCGGCGACTACATCACCGAGCCGAGTGCCGACGGGCAGTATGGTGATATTCCCGGGTACGTCACCTGGCATGCCCGCGGTGGTTATGACTTCGGGCCGCAGTTGTCCAACCTGAAGCTGGCGGCGGGGGTGAAGAACCTGTTCGACAAGCAGTACTTCACCCGCTCGAGCGACAACAACGCCGGCATTTATGTGGGTGAGCCGCGGACCTTCTATGTGCAGGCCAGTGTAGGGTTCTGA
- a CDS encoding FecR family protein: MKQQLAQPVGEQAAAWFARVQDAPGDAPLRAELEHWLAQAPQHREEYQRLVELWRAADFIPRQRLEALCRAEPVRQLPRRRVLRQALAAGVALAALGLGWTGWQYQRLNHHAVLQTAMGERRTFELPDGSHLELNSATRLSVEFSPGQRHVQLNQGEAMFVVAHDSARPFVVGTAQGQVTVTGTRFDVRQDAASTRVAVEQGSVRVQGAGASLAQLGAGQGSHIDAHGQVAPAYAVDAGALTAWRQGKLVFDNVPLSEVVAEVSRYRAQPLRVAPGKVANLRLSSTFSTDDPDALLRALPSILPVAVKQHADGSSEIIAK, from the coding sequence ATGAAACAGCAGCTTGCGCAGCCGGTGGGCGAGCAGGCAGCCGCCTGGTTTGCCCGGGTTCAGGACGCGCCGGGCGATGCGCCGCTGCGCGCTGAACTGGAGCACTGGCTGGCCCAGGCGCCGCAACACCGTGAGGAGTACCAGCGGCTGGTGGAGCTGTGGCGTGCTGCCGACTTCATCCCCCGACAACGCCTCGAAGCCCTGTGCCGCGCCGAGCCTGTGCGCCAGTTGCCGCGCCGCCGCGTGCTGCGCCAGGCCCTGGCCGCCGGGGTAGCGCTGGCGGCCTTGGGGTTGGGGTGGACGGGTTGGCAGTACCAGCGGCTCAACCATCACGCGGTGCTGCAAACCGCCATGGGCGAGCGGCGCACCTTCGAGCTGCCCGACGGCTCGCACCTGGAGCTGAACAGCGCCACGCGCCTGAGCGTCGAGTTTTCGCCGGGGCAACGCCACGTGCAACTGAACCAGGGTGAGGCGATGTTCGTTGTCGCCCACGACAGCGCCCGGCCGTTCGTGGTCGGCACCGCCCAGGGCCAGGTGACCGTCACCGGTACCCGTTTCGATGTGCGCCAGGATGCGGCCAGTACCCGCGTTGCGGTGGAGCAGGGCTCGGTGCGGGTGCAGGGTGCGGGCGCGTCGCTGGCGCAGCTGGGCGCAGGGCAAGGCTCGCACATCGACGCCCATGGCCAGGTGGCCCCGGCCTACGCCGTGGATGCCGGCGCCTTGACCGCCTGGCGCCAGGGCAAGCTGGTGTTCGACAACGTCCCGCTCAGCGAAGTGGTGGCCGAAGTGTCGCGCTACCGCGCCCAGCCACTGCGAGTGGCACCGGGCAAGGTCGCCAACCTGCGCCTGTCGAGCACCTTCAGCACCGACGACCCGGACGCTCTGTTGCGTGCCTTGCCGAGCATCCTGCCGGTGGCCGTGAAGCAGCACGCCGATGGCTCCAGCGAAATAATTGCAAAATAG
- a CDS encoding sigma-70 family RNA polymerase sigma factor, whose protein sequence is MSGHKGFFDHYHELIGTWTRKLRSRQQAEDLTHDAFVRVLENPREQVEQPRAYLHQTARNIAVDGYRREDRRQALALEAFDEGAGAGSDPEAYVHALELADSVERALALLPLNCRQVFIWQKLEGLTQAEIAERMGLSKNMVEKYMIRTLRHLREHLDVAG, encoded by the coding sequence GTGTCTGGACACAAAGGCTTCTTCGACCACTACCACGAGCTGATCGGCACCTGGACGCGCAAGCTGCGCAGTCGTCAGCAGGCCGAGGACCTCACCCACGATGCGTTCGTGCGCGTGCTGGAAAACCCGCGCGAGCAGGTCGAGCAGCCGCGTGCCTACCTGCACCAGACCGCGCGCAACATTGCGGTGGACGGCTATCGCCGCGAAGACCGCCGCCAGGCCCTGGCGCTGGAGGCGTTCGATGAAGGGGCAGGCGCCGGCAGCGACCCCGAAGCCTACGTGCACGCCCTGGAGCTGGCCGACAGCGTCGAGCGGGCGTTGGCTCTGCTTCCGCTGAACTGCCGCCAGGTGTTCATCTGGCAGAAGCTCGAGGGCCTGACCCAGGCCGAGATCGCCGAGCGCATGGGCCTGAGCAAGAACATGGTCGAAAAGTATATGATCCGCACGCTCCGCCACCTGCGTGAGCATCTGGATGTGGCCGGATGA
- a CDS encoding type III PLP-dependent enzyme: protein MSIQVEDYFARDTFQKMKAFADKQETPFVLIDTQMISQAYDDLRAGFEFAKVYYAVKANPAVEIIDLLKEKGSSFDIASIYELDKVMSRGVSADRISYGNTIKKSKDIRYFFEKGVRLFATDSEADLRNIAKAAPGSKVYVRILTEGSTTADWPLSRKFGCQTDMAMDLLILARDLGLVPYGISFHVGSQQRDISVWDAAIAKVKVIFERLKEEDGIELKLINMGGGFPANYITRTNSLETYAEEIIRFLKEDFGDDLPEIILEPGRSLIANAGILVSEVVLVARKSRTAVERWIYTDVGKFSGLIETMDEAIKFPIWTEKKGEAEEVVIAGPTCDSADIMYENYKYGLPLNLAIGDRLYWLSTGAYTTSYSAVEFNGFPPLKAYYL from the coding sequence ATGTCGATCCAGGTCGAAGACTATTTCGCGCGTGACACCTTCCAGAAAATGAAGGCGTTCGCCGACAAGCAGGAAACCCCGTTCGTACTCATCGACACCCAGATGATCAGCCAGGCCTATGACGACCTGCGCGCCGGGTTCGAATTCGCCAAGGTGTACTACGCGGTCAAGGCCAACCCGGCGGTCGAAATCATCGACCTGCTCAAAGAGAAAGGTTCGAGCTTCGACATCGCCTCGATCTACGAGCTGGACAAGGTGATGAGCCGCGGCGTCAGCGCCGACCGCATCAGCTACGGCAACACCATCAAGAAGTCCAAGGACATCCGCTACTTCTTCGAAAAAGGCGTGCGCCTGTTCGCCACCGACTCCGAAGCCGACCTGCGCAACATCGCCAAGGCCGCCCCGGGCTCGAAAGTGTATGTGCGCATTCTGACCGAAGGCTCCACCACCGCCGACTGGCCGCTGTCGCGCAAATTCGGCTGCCAGACCGACATGGCCATGGACCTGCTGATCCTCGCCCGCGACTTGGGCCTGGTGCCCTACGGCATCTCCTTCCACGTAGGCTCGCAACAGCGCGACATCAGCGTGTGGGACGCCGCCATCGCCAAGGTGAAGGTGATCTTCGAGCGCCTGAAGGAAGAAGACGGCATCGAGCTGAAGCTGATCAACATGGGTGGCGGCTTCCCGGCCAACTACATCACCCGTACCAACAGCCTCGAAACCTACGCCGAAGAGATCATTCGCTTCCTGAAGGAAGACTTCGGTGACGACCTGCCGGAAATCATCCTCGAGCCTGGCCGTTCGCTGATTGCCAACGCCGGTATTCTGGTCAGCGAAGTGGTGCTGGTGGCGCGCAAGTCGCGTACCGCCGTGGAGCGCTGGATCTACACCGACGTGGGCAAGTTCTCCGGCCTGATCGAAACCATGGACGAAGCCATCAAGTTCCCGATCTGGACCGAGAAAAAGGGCGAAGCCGAGGAAGTGGTCATCGCCGGCCCGACCTGCGACAGCGCCGACATCATGTACGAGAACTACAAGTACGGCCTGCCGCTGAACCTGGCCATCGGCGACCGCCTGTACTGGCTGTCCACCGGTGCCTACACCACGAGTTACAGCGCCGTGGAATTCAACGGCTTCCCGCCGCTGAAAGCCTACTACCTGTAA
- a CDS encoding tetratricopeptide repeat protein produces MSYQLRREELVDVAGLKAMLEHSPGQAAQAILAAAGQGVVEAQLLLGQILLDGLGIEADEVVARRWFGIAAQGGSAMGHNMLGRCLEHGWGGEVNLAQAAIHYARAADAGLDWGMYNLGNLLATGRGVPANQAQALACYEQGAQLGHAKSMNLYGRYLEQGIATTASPARAVRWYRRSAEAGDFRGMFSLALVLVERGEVAEAAPWLERAREEGNLNFLRSALATLQGAGPGLMSFAQRYAEEIEQRQH; encoded by the coding sequence ATGTCGTACCAATTGCGCCGTGAAGAGCTGGTGGATGTGGCGGGCCTCAAGGCCATGCTCGAGCACAGCCCGGGCCAGGCGGCCCAGGCGATTCTGGCCGCTGCCGGGCAAGGGGTGGTGGAGGCGCAGTTGCTGCTGGGGCAGATACTGCTCGACGGGCTGGGTATCGAGGCCGACGAGGTGGTTGCCCGGCGCTGGTTCGGCATTGCCGCCCAGGGCGGCAGTGCCATGGGCCACAACATGCTCGGGCGTTGCCTGGAGCATGGCTGGGGCGGTGAGGTGAACCTGGCCCAGGCGGCCATCCACTATGCCCGCGCCGCCGATGCGGGGCTGGACTGGGGCATGTACAACCTCGGCAACCTGCTGGCCACCGGGCGCGGCGTGCCGGCCAACCAGGCCCAGGCACTGGCCTGCTACGAGCAGGGCGCGCAGTTGGGCCATGCCAAGTCGATGAACCTGTACGGGCGTTACCTGGAGCAGGGCATTGCCACCACCGCAAGCCCTGCGCGCGCGGTGCGCTGGTATCGACGCTCGGCCGAGGCGGGGGATTTTCGCGGCATGTTCAGCCTGGCGCTGGTGCTGGTGGAGCGCGGCGAAGTGGCCGAGGCTGCGCCCTGGCTGGAGCGGGCGCGGGAGGAGGGGAACCTGAACTTCCTGCGCAGTGCGCTGGCCACCCTGCAGGGCGCGGGGCCTGGGTTAATGAGTTTTGCGCAGCGGTATGCCGAGGAGATCGAACAGCGCCAGCATTGA
- a CDS encoding Fe2+-dependent dioxygenase, giving the protein MLLHIPGLFDADEISRIREVLEQADWADGKVTAGYQSAKAKHNLQLPEGHALAKELGSALIDRLWRNPLFMSAALPHKVYPPLVNCYREGGSFDFHIDNALRQPKGSPERVRTDLSSTLFLSDPASYDGGELVIQDTYGVQQVKLAAGDLVLYPGTSLHKVNPVTRGARYAAFFWTQSLVRDDGQRTLLFEMDNAIRQLTADVPEHPSLLQLTGTYHNLLRRWAEV; this is encoded by the coding sequence ATGCTGCTGCACATTCCCGGGCTGTTCGACGCTGACGAAATCAGCCGTATCCGCGAGGTGCTGGAGCAGGCGGACTGGGCCGATGGCAAGGTGACTGCCGGTTACCAGTCGGCCAAGGCCAAGCACAACCTGCAACTGCCTGAAGGCCATGCCCTGGCCAAGGAGCTGGGCAGCGCACTGATCGACCGCCTGTGGCGCAACCCGCTGTTCATGTCGGCGGCGCTGCCGCACAAGGTCTACCCGCCGCTGGTCAACTGCTACCGCGAAGGCGGCAGTTTCGATTTTCATATCGACAACGCCCTGCGCCAGCCCAAAGGCAGCCCGGAGCGGGTACGCACCGACCTGTCCTCGACCCTGTTCTTGAGCGACCCGGCCAGCTACGACGGTGGCGAGCTGGTGATCCAGGACACCTACGGCGTGCAGCAGGTCAAGCTGGCTGCCGGCGACCTGGTGCTGTACCCCGGCACCAGCCTGCACAAGGTCAACCCGGTCACCCGCGGTGCGCGCTACGCGGCGTTCTTCTGGACCCAGAGCCTGGTGCGCGACGATGGCCAGCGCACCTTGCTGTTCGAGATGGACAATGCCATTCGCCAGCTCACCGCCGATGTGCCCGAGCACCCGTCGCTGCTGCAACTGACCGGCACCTACCACAACCTGCTGCGCCGCTGGGCTGAGGTTTGA
- a CDS encoding TonB-dependent receptor: MRHVPNAVSSPRLLASAIGMAITATSAYAADPAASSAITLDATSVNGKAEQASTDYKVEKASSQKYTAPLVDTPRSVTVIPQQVIKDTNALNLQDALRTVPGITFGAGEGGNPQGDRPFIRGFDAQGDTYLDGVRDTGAQTREIFAIESVEVAKGPNSAIGGRGAAGGTINLVSKRAHLGNSLDGAWTWGSDQTQRYTFDGNYQFSDSVAGRLNLMTHESNVAGRDKVNYDRWGIAPSLAFGLGTPTRVNLDYYHLESDDLPDSGIPYSIPTAGSAARTSAHPSKPDDGGDSSNFYGLTNRDFRKSRVDIATFAIEHDLTDALTIKNTLRHGNSMQDYILTQPDDSQGNVNRGSVWRRANTRVGNTATTTNQTDLFGEFYLGGLKNSFSTGVEFSREESQRSTYDVSTLAGTSKVGNLNVCNGIGAPYNCTSLGNPTPDDPWSGAISRNYAGTKTRSNTAAIYVFDTLELTPQWLLNMGLRYDHFDTEYRGYNANGSTVVNSKGVASKGEDTSEFVTGQLGLVWKPADNGSIYVSYATSATPPGASLGEGMEGNPLGNSTDRSGNLLSSDMEPEQTTNYEIGTKWDLLDERLSLTAALFRTEKENARVQVNTTTYENVGETRVQGIELSASGKITEKWQVFAGYTYMQARQIDGGALGKVNDGNQLPNTPNNSASLWTTYQVTPKFTVGGGAFYMDDVFGNVANTTMVDSYVRYDAMAAYKLTKNIDLQLNVQNLTDKVYYDKAFSTHFANQAAGRTALLTTSVHF; encoded by the coding sequence ATGCGCCACGTGCCAAACGCCGTCAGTTCACCACGCCTGCTCGCCTCTGCCATCGGCATGGCGATCACTGCCACTTCCGCCTACGCCGCAGACCCTGCCGCCAGCTCCGCCATCACCCTGGACGCCACCAGCGTCAACGGCAAGGCCGAGCAGGCCAGCACCGACTACAAGGTCGAAAAGGCGTCGTCGCAGAAGTACACCGCGCCACTAGTGGACACCCCGCGTTCGGTCACCGTGATCCCGCAGCAGGTGATCAAGGACACCAACGCCCTGAACCTGCAGGACGCCCTGCGCACCGTGCCGGGCATCACCTTCGGCGCCGGTGAAGGCGGCAACCCCCAGGGCGACCGCCCGTTCATCCGCGGCTTCGATGCCCAGGGCGATACCTACCTGGACGGGGTGCGCGACACTGGCGCGCAAACCCGCGAAATCTTCGCCATCGAGTCGGTGGAAGTGGCCAAGGGCCCGAACTCGGCCATCGGTGGCCGTGGCGCCGCCGGCGGCACCATCAACCTGGTGAGCAAGCGCGCCCACCTGGGCAACTCGCTGGACGGCGCCTGGACCTGGGGCAGCGACCAGACCCAGCGCTACACCTTCGATGGCAACTACCAGTTCAGCGACAGCGTGGCCGGGCGCCTGAACTTGATGACCCACGAAAGCAACGTGGCCGGGCGCGACAAGGTCAACTACGACCGCTGGGGCATCGCCCCGTCGCTGGCCTTCGGCCTGGGCACGCCGACCCGCGTCAACCTCGACTACTACCACCTCGAAAGCGACGACCTGCCGGACTCGGGCATTCCCTACAGCATCCCCACGGCAGGCAGTGCCGCGCGCACCTCGGCGCACCCAAGCAAGCCGGACGACGGCGGTGACAGCAGCAACTTCTACGGCCTGACCAACCGAGACTTCCGCAAGAGCCGGGTGGACATCGCCACCTTCGCCATCGAGCACGACCTGACTGACGCGCTGACCATCAAGAACACCCTGCGCCATGGCAACAGCATGCAGGACTACATCCTCACCCAGCCCGACGACAGCCAGGGCAACGTCAACCGAGGCAGCGTCTGGCGCCGGGCCAATACCCGGGTCGGCAATACCGCCACCACCACCAACCAGACCGACCTGTTTGGCGAGTTCTACCTGGGCGGGCTGAAGAACAGCTTCTCCACCGGCGTAGAGTTCAGCCGCGAGGAGTCCCAACGCAGCACCTACGACGTCAGCACCCTGGCCGGCACCAGCAAGGTCGGCAACCTGAACGTGTGTAACGGCATCGGCGCACCGTACAACTGCACCTCGCTGGGCAACCCGACCCCGGACGACCCGTGGAGCGGCGCGATCTCGCGCAACTATGCCGGTACCAAAACCCGCAGCAATACCGCTGCCATCTATGTCTTCGACACCCTCGAGCTGACCCCGCAGTGGCTGCTGAACATGGGCCTGCGCTACGACCACTTCGATACCGAGTACCGCGGCTACAACGCCAACGGTTCCACCGTGGTCAACAGCAAAGGTGTCGCCTCCAAGGGCGAGGACACCAGCGAGTTCGTCACCGGCCAGCTGGGCCTGGTGTGGAAACCGGCCGACAACGGCAGCATCTATGTGTCCTACGCCACCTCCGCCACCCCGCCGGGTGCTTCGCTCGGTGAAGGTATGGAAGGCAACCCGCTGGGTAACAGCACCGACCGCAGCGGCAACCTGCTGAGCAGCGACATGGAGCCGGAACAAACCACCAACTACGAAATCGGCACCAAGTGGGACCTGCTCGACGAACGCCTGTCGCTGACCGCAGCGCTGTTCCGCACCGAGAAGGAAAACGCCCGGGTACAGGTGAATACCACCACCTACGAGAACGTTGGCGAAACCCGCGTGCAGGGCATCGAGCTGTCGGCCAGCGGCAAGATCACCGAGAAATGGCAGGTGTTCGCCGGCTACACCTACATGCAGGCCCGCCAGATCGACGGTGGCGCGCTGGGCAAGGTCAACGACGGCAACCAGCTGCCGAACACGCCGAACAACAGTGCCAGCCTGTGGACCACCTACCAGGTCACACCGAAGTTCACTGTCGGGGGTGGCGCCTTCTACATGGACGACGTGTTTGGCAACGTGGCCAACACCACCATGGTCGACAGTTACGTGCGCTACGACGCCATGGCCGCCTACAAGCTGACCAAGAACATCGACCTGCAGTTGAACGTGCAGAACCTGACCGACAAGGTGTACTACGACAAGGCGTTCTCCACCCACTTCGCCAACCAGGCGGCCGGGCGTACGGCGCTGCTGACCACCAGCGTGCATTTCTGA